AGTGTTTAAGAATGGTTAACGATTATGCCGCCGGAGCGTCGCCGGGCCAGTGCGTGCTTTTGAGATCCATCCGGTAGCGGGCAAGCTCGGGGCCGTGGGTGAGGGCCAATGCGCGCCACCGGCGGAAAGAAGGCTCGGCCAGATGGGCGTCCACATAGGCCTGCGCGGAGGGCGAGACGTTGAGCTGATACCCGGCGATGCGCGCGGCCACGGGCGCATACATCGCATCCACGATGCCGTAAGCGCCGCAGAGCCACGGACCCTCCGGCGCGCAGGTGTCGCGCGCATGGTCCCAGAGCGTCTCGATACGGCGCAGCTCCGCTGTGACCGCCTCTGGGGCCGCGAAATCCGTGTAGCATTTGCGCAGGTTCATCGGGCAGGCACCGCGCAGGGCCATGAAGCCCGTGGCCATTTCGGCCGACAGAGCGCGGGCCGTTGCGCGGGCGTGAGGGGCCACAGGCCAGAGAGGCAAATCCGGGTGACGCGAGGCCAACTCCTCTGCAATGGCGAGCGTTTCGCCGATCACCGTGCCATCCGGCAGGCGCAGGGCAGGTACCGTCTTTGCGGGCGCTATTTCCGGCAGCAGTTCGGGCACCAATCCATCGTCAAAGCAGATCGTGCGCACGTCATGTGGGATTTTAAAGCGATCAAAGAGAAGCCAAGGCCGCATGGACCATGTGGAATAAGTGCGATCACCGAGAAAGAGTGTGTATGTCATGGACCGAGATTAGCGGGGGACGTGTCCCGCGCAAAACGGTATTTTGTGCGGGGTGCCATCACGGAACCTGATTGATCCGCTCGGCCTGCCAGCGCCCGGCCTCATGGCACAATGTCGTGACGGAAAGATTGTCGATTTTATGTGCGAAGGCCTGATAAGCGCTTAGCCCGAGGGCATTTTGCACTTGGGTCAGGATCGCGCCGAAATGGGCGACGATGATGATCTCGCGCCCGGGATGGGCTCTGATCAGCCGCTCGGTCGCGCCTGTCACGCGGGCGTGGATGTCATTCCAGCTTTCTCCGCCGGGGGCACTCAGATCACCCGGCTCCTCCCAGAAACGCCGCAGGCGGTCGGGCTCGACCTTCGTGTCGAATGTCTCAAGCTCCCACGCGCCAAAATGGATTTCGCGCAGGTTTGCGTCATGCGGCAAGCGGGAGCGATTGCCCGTGATGGCGTCGGCGGTGGCCACGGCGCGGCTGAGATCCGACGACACGACCAAGGCATCCTCGGGCAGGAGAGCTTCTAGCCGGGCAATCTGCGCCCGGTCGCTGAGATCGGCGGGCAGATCGGACCAACCGACCATGGATTTGGCATGGGTCGGGCCGTGGCGGACCCATGTTATGCGGCTCATGGGAGGGTCCCTTTAAGCACTTGGGGCAGGCCCGCGATGACCTGCACCACCAAAGCGGCCTCGGCCGCGAGGCGCTGGTTCAACGCGCCTTGGGCGTTTTGAAACCGACGGGCGAGCTTGTTATCGGGCACGACCGACAGGCCCACCTCGTTCGAGACGACCACGACCGGCGCGGCACAGGCGCCAAGTGCAGCCATCAGAGCACCCTCGGCCTGGGCCAGATCATGCTCGGCCAGGATATGATTGCTGAGCCAAAGGGTCGCGCAATCCAGCAAGACAACATCGCCCGGTGCAGCAGCAGACAGGGCGGGGGCCAGATCGAGCGGAGCCTCATGGGTGCGCCACCCGTCGCCGCGTTGCACCAGATGTGCTGCGATCTTGGCGCGCATTTCATCGTCGAAGGCCTGCGCCGTCGCGATATAGTGCCGTGGACGGGCGGTGCGCATGACCAGCGCTTCGGCAAATGCGGATTTTCCTGAGGCAGCGCCTCCTAGAACCAAACTCAAGCGAGGCAACATTTTTTTATCCTCCTTAGTGATCCGCTTCGTTCGTCGTTTCGTAACACTTGGTAAGACGACACAAAAGGTCGCTCTGCGCGGCTTCAATCTGGGGGAATGACAATGCCTGTAGATACGCAACAATCTAGCTCGATGTCACGCAAGGCCATGAAGGCCGAACTTCTCGATGCGGAAACGGAACTGAAGCTGGCCTATGCTTGGCGCGATCACCGCGACGAAGAGGCGCTTCACCGTCTGATCACCGCCTATATGCGGCTGGCGATTTCCATGGCCTCGAAATTCCGCCGTTATGGCGCGCCGATGAATGATCTGATCCAAGAGGCGGGTCTGGGCCTGATGAAGGCGGCGGACAAGTTTGATCCCGATCGCGGCGTGCGGTTTTCGACATATGCGGTCTGGTGGATTAAGGCGAGCGTGCAGGATTACGTGATGCGCAACTGGTCGATGGTGCGCACCGGCTCCACCTCCTCGCAAAAGTCGCTTTTTTTCAATATGCGCCGCGTGCAAGCCCGGCTGGAGCGTGAGGCGATGGCACAAGGCCAAGAGCTTGACCGCTACCAGTTGCGCGAGATGATCGCGACCGAAGTGGGCGTGCCCTTGCGGGACGTGGAGATGATGGAAGGCCGGCTTTCGGGCTCGGACTTCTCGCTCAATGCCACGCAAAGCTCTGAAGATGAGGGGCGCGAGTGGATTGACGCACTGGAAGATGATGGCCCTCGTGGCGATGAGATTGTCGAGCAGGGGCATGATCAGGAAGCGCTGCGCATGTGGCTGGCTGATGCGATGGGCAAGCTGAACGAGCGCGAGCGGTTTATCGTGCGTGAGCGCAAACTGCGCGACGAGCCGCGCACGCTGGAAAGCCTCGGCAATGAGCTGAGCCTGTCCAAAGAGCGTGTGAGGCAGCTTGAGGCGGCGGCGTTTCAAAAGATGCGCAAGTCGCTGGAGGCCAAGGGTTCTGAGGTTCACAACCTTCTGGTATGAGAGTTGTGGCGGCCCTGATCGTGGCGCTTTGTGCGCCGCTTGGGGCCGCCGCGCAGATGGCAGAGGCGCTGTCGGTCGCTGCGGGCGCCGATGTTGTGATCCTTGGCGAGGCGCATGATAACCCGGACCATCACGCAGTGCAGGCGGCTTTTGTCGCAGGGATTGCCCCTGCGGCGATTGTGTTCGAGATGTTAGATGCGGCGCAGGCGGGGGCCATAACCCCCGATTTGCTGGCCAATGAGGCAGCATTGGAAGCGACCTTGGGCTGGGAGGCGTCAGGCTGGCCCGATTTTTCGATGTATTACCCGATATTTGAAGCGGCAGGTGATGCGGCGTTCTATGGTGCTGCCGTTCCGCGTGCAAAGGCACGTGCGTCGATGAGCGCGGGTGTCGTCGCGGCATTTGGGCCGGAGGCGGG
The nucleotide sequence above comes from Roseovarius carneus. Encoded proteins:
- a CDS encoding RNA polymerase factor sigma-32 — translated: MKAELLDAETELKLAYAWRDHRDEEALHRLITAYMRLAISMASKFRRYGAPMNDLIQEAGLGLMKAADKFDPDRGVRFSTYAVWWIKASVQDYVMRNWSMVRTGSTSSQKSLFFNMRRVQARLEREAMAQGQELDRYQLREMIATEVGVPLRDVEMMEGRLSGSDFSLNATQSSEDEGREWIDALEDDGPRGDEIVEQGHDQEALRMWLADAMGKLNERERFIVRERKLRDEPRTLESLGNELSLSKERVRQLEAAAFQKMRKSLEAKGSEVHNLLV
- a CDS encoding ChaN family lipoprotein: MRVVAALIVALCAPLGAAAQMAEALSVAAGADVVILGEAHDNPDHHAVQAAFVAGIAPAAIVFEMLDAAQAGAITPDLLANEAALEATLGWEASGWPDFSMYYPIFEAAGDAAFYGAAVPRAKARASMSAGVVAAFGPEAGLYGLDSPLEAAEQETREAMQMAAHCDAMPVEMLPAMVDIQRLRDARLAQVAVTAMRETGGPVVVITGNGHARADWGVPVYIMRAAPELSVFTLAQGEDGRPPPGVFDAVLDAPAPDRPDPCLAFQ
- the cobU gene encoding bifunctional adenosylcobinamide kinase/adenosylcobinamide-phosphate guanylyltransferase, whose translation is MLPRLSLVLGGAASGKSAFAEALVMRTARPRHYIATAQAFDDEMRAKIAAHLVQRGDGWRTHEAPLDLAPALSAAAPGDVVLLDCATLWLSNHILAEHDLAQAEGALMAALGACAAPVVVVSNEVGLSVVPDNKLARRFQNAQGALNQRLAAEAALVVQVIAGLPQVLKGTLP
- a CDS encoding glutathione S-transferase — protein: MTYTLFLGDRTYSTWSMRPWLLFDRFKIPHDVRTICFDDGLVPELLPEIAPAKTVPALRLPDGTVIGETLAIAEELASRHPDLPLWPVAPHARATARALSAEMATGFMALRGACPMNLRKCYTDFAAPEAVTAELRRIETLWDHARDTCAPEGPWLCGAYGIVDAMYAPVAARIAGYQLNVSPSAQAYVDAHLAEPSFRRWRALALTHGPELARYRMDLKSTHWPGDAPAA
- a CDS encoding histidine phosphatase family protein, encoding MSRITWVRHGPTHAKSMVGWSDLPADLSDRAQIARLEALLPEDALVVSSDLSRAVATADAITGNRSRLPHDANLREIHFGAWELETFDTKVEPDRLRRFWEEPGDLSAPGGESWNDIHARVTGATERLIRAHPGREIIIVAHFGAILTQVQNALGLSAYQAFAHKIDNLSVTTLCHEAGRWQAERINQVP